In the genome of Streptomyces collinus, one region contains:
- a CDS encoding glycoside hydrolase family 12 protein → MASSTLRRVTKALLAPALALGATIGLASAPASAAVWNSCDQWGQTNLNGYTLYNNIWGSGAGSQCIWANSGTNWGVWANHPNTGGIKSYPNQTKAINKSITSLTSLSSSYNVSVPSSGAYNTSYDIWDTDHDYEIMLWVNKTGAVGPLGTSQGSVSLGGHSWNVFKGTNGANEVFSFIRTSNSSSGTVNILPILKWIKDTKKWMGNETIGDVQFGYEVTSSSGGLNFTTNNLTVSSS, encoded by the coding sequence ATGGCATCAAGCACGCTGCGCAGGGTCACCAAGGCCCTGCTGGCCCCCGCCCTGGCACTCGGCGCCACCATCGGACTCGCCTCCGCCCCCGCCTCCGCCGCCGTCTGGAACTCCTGCGACCAGTGGGGCCAGACCAACCTGAACGGCTACACGCTCTACAACAACATCTGGGGCAGTGGCGCCGGCAGTCAGTGCATCTGGGCCAACTCCGGTACCAACTGGGGCGTCTGGGCCAACCACCCCAACACCGGCGGCATCAAGTCCTACCCGAACCAGACGAAGGCGATCAACAAGTCGATCACCTCGCTGACCTCGCTGTCCAGCAGCTACAACGTCAGCGTCCCGTCGTCCGGCGCGTACAACACGTCGTACGACATCTGGGACACGGACCACGACTACGAGATCATGCTCTGGGTCAACAAGACCGGAGCCGTCGGTCCGCTCGGCACCTCGCAGGGCAGCGTCAGCCTCGGCGGCCACTCCTGGAACGTCTTCAAGGGCACCAACGGGGCCAACGAGGTGTTCTCGTTCATCCGCACCTCCAACTCCAGCTCCGGCACCGTGAACATCCTGCCGATCCTGAAGTGGATCAAGGACACCAAGAAGTGGATGGGCAACGAGACGATCGGTGACGTGCAGTTCGGCTACGAGGTCACCTCGTCGTCCGGCGGGCTGAACTTCACCACCAACAACCTGACGGTCAGCAGCAGCTGA
- a CDS encoding sulfotransferase family protein: protein MSSSPLALTVAGLLLRPAFGSRRDPGRIFDRIVVEAGEAPGDREFVDGFRALLGWWAKAEHLTPVGWQAAQGHVRRHLANRARVRRLIAEHPEIGREPIEKPVFVVGLPRTATTVTHAVLSISEEHRSPLLWELLAPDLELAPRERRRAIAAGRRMVRGTDLFAPRFRDIHAMAAEGPEECTFALPHALMPFSQARIPEYQEWHCARDFTADYRYLKQVYQVLQYGRPRRRWMLKSPMHLENLDALLRVFPDATIVWCHRDPVTVVASFCSLIEHGMAVSTRPVDLAGIGATWLELLSRAMTRGLAARAAVPPEQLVDAPYSWLGSDPASGAPKLYAAVGARWTETEAARLATAVARPKGTRKHTYDLSRYGLTRDEVESAFADYNVLRDGVDRA, encoded by the coding sequence GTGTCCTCTTCACCGCTCGCCCTCACCGTGGCCGGTCTGCTGCTGCGGCCGGCCTTCGGGTCCCGCCGTGATCCCGGCCGGATCTTCGACCGCATCGTGGTGGAGGCCGGTGAGGCCCCGGGAGACCGGGAGTTCGTCGACGGCTTCCGGGCCCTGCTGGGCTGGTGGGCGAAGGCGGAGCACCTCACCCCGGTCGGCTGGCAGGCCGCGCAGGGGCACGTCCGGCGGCATCTCGCCAACCGGGCGCGGGTGCGGCGGCTGATCGCCGAGCACCCGGAGATCGGACGGGAACCCATCGAGAAGCCGGTGTTCGTCGTCGGACTGCCCCGCACCGCGACCACCGTCACGCACGCGGTGCTGTCGATCTCGGAGGAACACCGCAGCCCCCTGCTGTGGGAACTGCTCGCGCCGGACCTGGAGTTGGCGCCCCGGGAGCGGCGCAGGGCGATCGCGGCCGGACGGCGGATGGTCCGGGGCACGGACCTGTTCGCGCCGCGCTTCCGCGACATCCACGCGATGGCCGCCGAGGGCCCGGAGGAGTGCACCTTCGCGCTGCCGCACGCCCTGATGCCGTTCTCCCAGGCCCGTATCCCGGAGTACCAGGAGTGGCACTGCGCGCGGGACTTCACCGCCGACTACCGGTACCTCAAGCAGGTCTACCAGGTGCTCCAGTACGGCCGTCCGCGGCGGCGCTGGATGCTCAAGTCCCCCATGCACCTGGAGAACCTGGACGCGCTGCTGAGGGTCTTCCCCGACGCGACGATCGTGTGGTGCCACCGCGATCCGGTGACCGTCGTGGCGTCCTTCTGCTCCCTGATCGAGCACGGCATGGCCGTCAGCACCCGCCCCGTCGACCTGGCCGGCATCGGAGCCACCTGGCTGGAGCTGCTGAGCCGGGCCATGACGCGCGGTCTCGCGGCCCGGGCCGCCGTCCCGCCGGAGCAGTTGGTGGACGCCCCGTACTCCTGGCTCGGTTCCGACCCGGCGTCCGGCGCGCCGAAGCTCTACGCCGCCGTCGGCGCCCGGTGGACCGAGACCGAAGCGGCCCGGCTCGCCACGGCCGTCGCCCGCCCGAAGGGCACCCGCAAGCACACCTACGACCTGTCCCGCTACGGCCTGACCCGCGACGAGGTCGAGTCGGCCTTCGCCGACTACAACGTGCTGCGGGACGGGGTCGACCGCGCCTGA
- a CDS encoding glycoside hydrolase family 31 protein, which produces MNQPAETQPQVSLAQSSPTVGTFRERDGALEWSGRQETLRIEPWGPDAVRVRARLGGPVLEGLPGALLDEAPATTATVKTEDGRGQLTVGALTVEVSAEGLIRFLRTEDSEEILAEDRAHFWWPGSRLYTAVGNGHHHLEQRFAAYDDEKLYGLGQHQHGRLDQKGLVLDLVQRNAEVGIPVLSSSRGYTLLWNNPAIGRVELAHNGTRWVADSARQIDYWITAGDPAGGQRRYSAVTGRSPMLPQWAAGFWQCKLRYRTQDELMAVAREYKRRGLPISAIVCDFFHWTHLGDWKFDPKEWPDPAAMVRELEELGIKLVVSVWPSVSPLSENHPVLEQRGWFIGTQYGPMAHADWPDKEVASTVQVAFYDATNPEAREFVWSKVKENYLDPYGITAFWLDACEPELKPGFQENLRYWAGPGLEVGNAYPAENARTFYEGLAATGEEEIVTLNRSAWAGSQRYGAALWSGDIGTDFPTLRRQIAAGLNTALSGIPWWNTDIGGFHGGDPDDPAYREVMVRWFQFGALSPLMRLHGFRDPGMPLGPEMTGGPNEVWSYGEEAGAILERYLRLRERLKPYVLDVMRAAHEEGLPVMRPLFLEFPDDPAAWSVDDSYLFGPDLLVAPVLTAGATARTAYLPAGASWTDAWTGQTYEGGRAVTVDAPLDRIPLFLRDGARLPVAE; this is translated from the coding sequence GTGAATCAGCCTGCTGAAACCCAGCCCCAGGTGAGCCTGGCGCAGTCCTCCCCGACCGTCGGCACGTTCCGCGAGCGGGACGGCGCGCTGGAGTGGAGCGGCCGCCAGGAGACCCTCCGGATCGAGCCGTGGGGTCCGGACGCGGTCCGGGTGCGTGCCCGGCTCGGCGGCCCGGTCCTCGAAGGGCTGCCGGGCGCCCTGCTCGACGAGGCTCCCGCGACGACGGCCACGGTGAAGACCGAGGACGGACGCGGGCAGCTGACCGTCGGCGCGCTCACCGTCGAGGTGAGCGCCGAGGGTCTGATCCGCTTCCTGCGCACGGAGGACTCCGAAGAGATCCTCGCCGAGGACCGCGCCCACTTCTGGTGGCCGGGCTCCCGCCTCTACACGGCCGTCGGCAACGGCCACCACCACCTGGAGCAGCGCTTCGCCGCCTACGACGACGAGAAGCTGTACGGTCTCGGCCAGCACCAGCACGGGCGCCTGGACCAGAAGGGCCTGGTGCTGGACCTGGTCCAGCGCAACGCCGAGGTCGGCATCCCGGTGCTCAGCTCCAGCCGTGGCTACACCCTGCTGTGGAACAACCCGGCGATCGGCCGGGTGGAGCTGGCGCACAACGGCACCCGGTGGGTCGCCGACTCGGCCCGGCAGATCGACTACTGGATCACCGCGGGCGACCCGGCCGGCGGCCAGCGCCGCTACAGCGCGGTGACCGGCCGCAGCCCGATGCTGCCTCAGTGGGCGGCGGGCTTCTGGCAGTGCAAACTGCGCTACCGCACCCAGGACGAACTGATGGCGGTGGCCCGGGAGTACAAGCGGCGGGGGCTGCCCATCTCGGCGATCGTCTGCGACTTCTTCCACTGGACGCACCTCGGCGACTGGAAGTTCGACCCGAAGGAGTGGCCCGACCCGGCGGCGATGGTGCGCGAGCTGGAGGAACTCGGCATCAAGCTGGTGGTGAGCGTCTGGCCGTCGGTGTCGCCGCTGAGCGAGAACCACCCGGTCCTGGAACAGCGCGGCTGGTTCATCGGCACCCAGTACGGGCCGATGGCGCACGCCGACTGGCCCGACAAGGAGGTCGCCTCCACGGTCCAGGTGGCCTTCTACGACGCCACCAACCCGGAGGCCCGGGAGTTCGTGTGGTCGAAGGTGAAGGAGAACTACCTCGACCCGTACGGCATCACGGCGTTCTGGCTGGACGCCTGCGAGCCGGAGCTGAAGCCCGGCTTCCAGGAGAACCTGCGCTACTGGGCGGGCCCGGGCCTTGAGGTCGGCAACGCCTACCCCGCGGAGAACGCCCGCACCTTCTACGAGGGCCTGGCCGCCACCGGCGAGGAGGAGATCGTCACCCTCAACCGCTCGGCGTGGGCGGGCAGTCAGCGCTACGGCGCCGCCCTGTGGTCCGGTGACATCGGCACGGACTTCCCGACCCTGCGCCGCCAGATCGCGGCCGGCCTCAACACGGCCCTGTCGGGCATCCCGTGGTGGAACACCGACATCGGCGGCTTCCACGGCGGCGACCCGGACGACCCGGCGTACCGGGAGGTGATGGTCCGCTGGTTCCAGTTCGGCGCGCTGTCCCCGCTGATGCGGCTGCACGGCTTCCGCGACCCGGGCATGCCGCTGGGCCCGGAGATGACCGGCGGCCCGAACGAGGTGTGGTCGTACGGCGAGGAGGCCGGGGCGATCCTGGAGCGGTACCTGCGGCTGCGCGAGCGGCTGAAGCCGTATGTGCTGGACGTGATGCGGGCGGCCCACGAGGAGGGCCTGCCGGTGATGCGGCCGCTGTTCCTGGAGTTCCCGGACGACCCGGCGGCCTGGTCGGTCGACGACTCCTACCTGTTCGGCCCTGACCTGCTGGTCGCCCCTGTGCTGACGGCCGGAGCCACCGCACGTACGGCGTACCTGCCGGCGGGGGCGTCCTGGACGGACGCGTGGACGGGCCAGACGTACGAGGGCGGCCGGGCCGTGACGGTCGACGCCCCGCTGGACCGCATCCCGCTGTTCCTGCGGGACGGGGCACGGCTGCCTGTAGCGGAGTAG